From Actinomyces procaprae:
TGACGCCGTCCCCTCGGAGGCGCAGCCCGCGCAAGCGGCGCAGCCCGCGCAAGCGGCGCAGCCCGCGCAAGCGGCACAGCCCGCGCAGGAGGCACAGCCCGCGGAGGAACCTGAGGACCCGGAGCGGTCCATCTGGCCGGGGCGGCCCTACCCGCTGGGAGCCAACTACGACGGCTCCGGCACGAACTTCGCGCTTTACTCCTCGGCGGCGCAGGCCGTAGACCTGTGCCTGTTCGACGACGCCGGCCGGGAGACCCGCATCCCACTGACGGAGGAGGACGCCGACGTTTGGCACGCCTACCTGCCGTCCGTGCAGCCAGGCCAGCACTACGGCTATCGAGTGCACGGCCCCTACGACCCGGCGGCCGGCCACCGGTGCGACTCCTCCAAGCTTCTCCTGGATCCCTACGCGAAGGCGATCTCCGGCCAGGTGACCGGGTCCCGCGCGCTCTACTCCTACGACGTCGACGATCCGTCGGTCCGCAACCAGGAGGATTCCGCGTCGGCCACCATGCGCTCGGTGGTGGTCTCCCCGTACTTCGACTGGGGCCATGACCGTCCGCCCGGCCACGAGTACCACAACACGATCATCTACGAGGCGCACGTCAAGGGCATGACCCAGCTCAACGAGCGCATCCCGGAGCACCTGCGCGGCACCTATGCGGGCCTGGCGGAGCCGGCCGTGATCGAGCACCTCAAGGACCTGGGCATCACCGCCATCGAGCTGATGCCGGTGCACCAGTTCGTCAATGACACCTTCCTGCAGGACAAGGGGCTGTCGAACTACTGGGGATACAACACCATCGGCTACTTCGCCCCGCACAACGCCTACGCCGCCCACGGCGCCGACGGCCAGCAGGTCCAGGAGTTCAAGACCATGGTCAAGGCCTTCCATGAGGCCGATATCGAGGTACTCCTGGACGTGGTCTACAACCACACGGCGGAGGGCAATCACCTGGGGCCGACCCTGTCCTTCCGCGGCATCGACAACGCCGCCTACTACCGGCTGGTGGACGGCGACCAGGCCCACTACTTCGACACCACCGGCACCGGGAACTCCCTGCTGATGCGCTCCCCCGCGGTCCTCCAGCTGATCATGGACTCCCTGCGCTACTGGGTGACGGAGATGCACGTGGACGGATTCCGCTTCGACCTGGCCTCCACCCTGGCCCGGCAGTTCCACGAGGTCGACAAGCTGTCCGCGTTCTTCGACATCATCCACCAGGACCCGATCCTGTCCCGGGTCAAGCTCATCGCTGAACCGTGGGACGTCGGCGAGGGCGGCTACAACGTGGGCGAGTTCCCCGCCCTGTGGAGCGAGTGGAACGGCAAGTACCGGGACACGGTGCGCGACTTCTGGCGAGGAGAGCCGTCCACCCTGGGCGAGTTCGCCGCCCGGATCACCGGCTCCTCCGATCTGTATCAGCGCTCCGGCCGCACCCCCGTGTCCAGCATCAACTTCGTCACCGCCCATGACGGCTTCACCCTGCACGACCTGGTCTCTTACAACCACAAGCACAATGAGGCCAACGGTGAGGGCGGCGCCGACGGCGCCTCCGACAACCGCTCATGGAACTGCGGCGCCGAGGGCCCCACGGATGACCCCGAGGTGCTGGCGCTGCGGGGCAGGCAGGTACGCAACTTCATCGCCACGATGATGTTCAGCCAGGGCGTGCCCATGCTCTGCCACGGCGACGAGATGGGCCGCACCCAGGGGGGCAACAACAACGGCTACTGCCAGGACAATGAGATCACCTGGCTCAACTGGGACCTGACTGAGGAGCAGGAGGATCTGCTCGCCTTCACCCGCAACATGATTCGCCTGCGTCGGGACCATCCGGTGCTGCGCCGACGGCGCTTCTTCACCGGTGAGGCCGGCCACGGCGGCGAGTCCGAGCTCGGCGAGATCGAGTGGCTCAGCCCCTCCGGTGCCCGCATGACCGATGAGGACTGGGACACGTGGTACGCCCGTGCGATCACGGTCTTCCTTAACGGCGATGCGATTCACGAGCCGGACGAGCGCGGGCAGCGCATCACGGATGACTCCTTCCTGGCCTTGTTCAACGCCTCCAGTGAGGACATTGTGTTCACCCTGCCCGGCCCGGATCACTCGCCGCGGTGGCGCACGGTACTCGACACGGCACCGACGGCCGCGCCGCGCCCGGAGCAGGTCTCGACCGGCTCAGGTGAGGAGTCCGCAGCCGGTCAGCAGGTGACCGTGGAGGCGCACTCCATGCTGTTCCTCATCTCCGTCCCTGCGCCTGAGCCGGTGGAGGTGCCGCAGCCTCGCGAGATACCGAGGACCGTCGTCGCGCAGGCGCCTGTCAGCGCCGCCACCGAGCCGACGAGCGACAACTCCGAGCCGACCGCCGCCGAGCCTGCCGCCTCGACGGAGCGGATGACCACGTCACCGGAGCCGGCACCGGAATCGGAATCAGCACCGGAATCTGAATCGACGCCGGCAGCAGGAGGATCCGAATGACCGCCCCCGCCTCGAACCACCACCTGCCCTCACCTGACCGCCGCACCCCGGTGACCACCTACCGACTGCAGCTGGGTGAGGCCCTGACCTTCGACGACGTGCGGGAACTACTTCCCTACCTGCGCGAGCTCGGCGTAACCGACCTGTACCTCTCCCCCATCCTCGCCGCCAGCCCTGGCTCCACCCACGGCTACGACGTCGTCGACCACACCCATATCAGTGCAGTGATGGGCGGTCGGGAGGGCCTGGAGCGCCTGGCCCGGGACGCTCACGCAGCCGGACTGGGCATAGTGGTGGACATCGTTCCCAACCACATGTCGGTACCGACGCCGATCTGGCACAACCCGCCCCTGTGGTCGGTGCTGCGCGACGGCCCGGCATCGCCGTACGCCGCCTGGTTCGATGCTCCCCGCGGCGAGAAGCTGCTGCTGCCGGTGCTCGGGCAGCGCATCGGCAAGGTGCTTTCCGACGGTGAGCTCACCGTGGAGCGCATTAGCATTCCCACCGAGCCCGAGCGCGACGAGCAGTGGGTGCTGCGCTACTACGACCAGGTGTTCCCACTCGCCGTCGGCACGCACGACCTGCCGCTTCCGGAGCTTCTGCGCCGTCAGCACTATCGGCTCGCCTACTGGCGAGTCGGCGATGAGGAGCTCAACTACCGGCGCTTCTTCGACATCGCCACGCTGGCGGCCGTGCGCGTGGAGGACCCGGAGGTGTTCGCCGGCTCCCACGCGCTCATCCTCGAGCTGCTTGAGGCAGGCACGATTGACGCGTTGCGCGTGGACCACCCCGATGGCCTGGCCGACCCGGAGGGATACTTGAACCGGTTGTCACAGGCGACCGGCGGCGCCTGGATCGCGGCCGAGAAGATCCTCGCCCCCGACGAACTGCTGCCACCGAGCTGGCGCGCAGCCGGGACGACCGGATATGACGCCGCCTGGCGCATCGACCAGTTGCAGGTCGACCCCGCCGGAGCCCGCAACCTGGGGGCGCTGATGCGGGAGCTGACCGGGAACGTACCGATCGACTACACCCGTGTATCCAGTGACGCCAAGCGGGAGATCATCTCCGGCTCACTGGCCTCGGAGGTCAACCGCCTGGTGGAGCTGCTGCACACGATCACCTCCCGGGACCTGTATCTGTCCGACCACACCTTCCGGGACTTGCGGGCCTGCGTCGTGGAGCTGCTGGTGGCGGCCGACCGCTACCGCGCCTACGTGGTTCCTGGAAGGCAGGCCGAGGAGGAGCAGGCCCGTGTCCTGCGGGAGACCGCCGACCGTGCCCGCACCCGCCTGTCCCCGGACCAGTTCCCGACGCTCGACTTGGTGGTGGCAATACTGCTGGGCGAGCAGGTCGGTGCAGGCGAGCCCTCCGACACGCCCGAGCGGGCCGAGATCATCACCCGATTCCAGCAGGTGTGCGGCGCCGTCACCGCCAAGGGTGTGGAGGACACCACCTTCTACCGGTGGACGCACCTGACCAGCCTGACCGAGGTCGGCGGGGACCCCGCGGGCTTCGCCCTGCCCGCGGATGAGGCGCACGCCTGGGCACAGCGCGTGCAGCACGCCTGGCCCGCCACCATGGTCACCTCCACCACACACGACACGAAGCGGAGCGAGGACGTACGCGCACGCATCGACGTGCTCGCCTCATACAGTGCCGAGTGGGCGGAGGTCGTCCACCGGCTGCGCGACCTGACTGCGGATGCGCGACCCGCCGACCTGGACGGGTGCACGGAGAACCTGTTGTGGCAGACGCTGTGGGGAACCTGGGCTCCCACCTCGGGTGACCCGATCGACGGCGAACGGCTGGGGGCGTACCTGATCAAGGCCGCCCGCGAGCAGAAGTCTTGGACAACGTGGACGGCGCCGGACGCCGAGCGCGAGGGCCAGCTGGCCGAGTACGCGAGCGCCCTGCTGAACCGGGCGGACGTGGCCGAGGAGATGAACGACTTCGCCGCACTGACCTCCAGGGCCGTGCGTGACACGATTCTAGCGAACAAGGCGATGACCCTGACCTGGCTCGGGGTCGCCGACGTCTACCAGGGCAGCGAGGTGACCCGCACCAGCCTCGTGGACCCGGACAACCGACGCCCGGTGCGCTACTCGGGGGAAACCGGACTGGGTGCCGCCCTGAAGCGGGACTCGCAGGCGCCTGCCGGTGCCGAGCTGACGGTGGACGAGGCCAAGCTGCGGCTCACCGCCCGGCTGTGCCGACTGCGCGCGGACAGGCCGGAGACCTTCGTCGGTGCGCGCTCGGGCTACTTGCCGCTGCCGACAACCACCGCCTGCGCCTTCGCCTACGCCCGCCTGCTTGATGACGAGGCCGACGTCGTTGTGGTGGTGCGACGCCTGGGCCGCCGCCTCGAGCGGCTTGGCGGCTGGGGCAGTCACACGATCGTGCTGCCACGGGGGACCTGGACCGATGTGCTCACCGGGGACGACGTCGTCGGCGGCACCAGGCTGCTTGCCGACGTCGTCGGGGACGAGGCCGTGACCATTCTCGCCCGTCCACGCGCCGCCCGGTCCTGAGCGCCGGGCGGGCGCGGCGCGGCCCGGGCGTGCCGACGCCAAGCCCTGCCCGGCCGGGTCCTGCGGCTACTCGTTACCGTCGGCAGTCGCTTCGTCGGCGCCGTCACGGCCGCCGCGCAGGGAGCCAAGGCGCTCACGCAGCCGGGCGGTGCCCGAATGCACCCGGTGCTTGAACGTCAGGGCACTCACCAGGGAGCCGTACACCCGCGGCCGCACCGGCACATCCCAGGGGCCGGGAATGGCCACGGTCCCGTCGGGCGTGAACTTGCCCTTGAAGGAGCCGACGCCGTTCAGCTCGGGTGTCCGCTCGGAGCCGGCACCCATCAGGTCCCAGGTTCGCACGCCGCGCTCACGCAGCCAGCAGCCCTCCTTGTACAGCAGTGCATCGGCGGCACGTCCCCGCCGCCCCTCCGCGGTCGAGGCGGCGTAGTAGCGTCCGGCGCCGTCGCCCCACACCGTGTCAATGCTCCAGGCCAGCGCTTCGCCGCCACCACGGCGCGCCACGTACAGCCGGCAGTGGTCCGGCCCGAGGGTGCGCAGCATGGTGCGGTAGGTCTCCTCAGGAGCGGCATGGAATCCGTCCCGGTCGCCCGTCTCCAGGAGGATCTGGTACAGCTCCCCGAAGACCTCCTCAGCCTTGTCCGTCTCATCGTGGTAGGTGAGCTCGGTGTTGCGCAGCGCCTTGCGCACGTCACGGCGTCCGCGGGGCTTGAAGGAGGCCAGGAAGGCCTCGTCGTCGGCGCGGTCCACATCCAGGATGACGGTGTGGTCGTAGGCCATGGTCTGTAGCAGCTCACGCAGCCCGGGGTCGGGGTGAGTGAAGTGCAGCCGGACGAATACGATCGCCGGGTCGTGGAACCGCACTCCCTCAACCAGCAGTTCCCGCAGTTCCGCCTCCTCGGCGGCGGTCGGCTCCGCGCCCAGCCACACCGGGGCGTGCCGCGCCCACAGATAGGGGAAACCGCGTACATCCATGCGTGTCAGCGCGATCAGGGCTCGCGGAGTGCCGTCGGCGGTCTCGTACACGAGCCGTCCCCACGGCTCCCGTCCGTCCATCGCAGCATCGAAGGCGTCCCAGGCTGAGGTCTGCTCGATCGGCAGCGTGGTGGCGGCGTCCTCTGCGATGCGGCGGAAGGTCTCCCAGTCGATGCGCCGCATGGAGCCGCGGGATGCGAGCGGGCTGGCGTTCTCAGGCAAGGTCATGGAGTCGATTCCTGTCCTGTCTTCATAGCTGGTGTGGTCTCGCCGCCGCGAGCGAAGCCCGTCGGCCGGTCTCACGATAGACCACGAGTCCAGGCTACGGGGCGGTTGCATTGGTGAGACGTGTCGGCGCGCGGGATCGGCGTGGCAACATGTGCGGTGCATATCCGCCGGTAGCCTGAAGCAGTGCCAGACATTCCTCGCGTGCAGCCTCGTGAACCGGCTGCGCCCACTATGCCGGAGCGCTTCCGCACTGCCCTGGAGTCGCTGCGCATCCCGGCCCGGCCACGCGGCCTGATCCTTCAGGAGGTCCCAGCGCCGGCGCGGCTGGCCCCCTACGCTGCGGCCTTGACGGCGGAGACCGTGCAGACGGAGGCGGGCACACCGATCGCATCCGGTCGCTTCGTGGTGCTGCACGACCCCGCGACGCAGGCCGCCTGGGACGGTGACTTCCGTCTGGTTGTCATGGTGCGCGCGCGAGTGGACGAGGAGATCGGCACCGACCCGCTGCTCGGTTCCGCGGCCTGGTCCTGGCTCACCGATGCGCTCGACCATGCGGGTGCCGGCAGGCACGCCCTGGTGGGCACAGTGACCCGGGTGCTGTCAGACACCTTCGGCGGCCTGGAACTGACGGATGCCTGCGCCCATGTGGAGATTCGTTCCTCCTGGACGCCGTCAACACCAGATCTGTCCCCGCATCTTCTGGCCTGGTACGAGCTCATTCACCTCACCGCCGGGAACGAGCCGGAGAGCGCTGTGCCCCTGGGCCTGGCGGGGGCATCCCGGTGACCGGCCGCTCCACGCCAGTGCCGGTGAGGGTGCCCGGCACGACCGACTCCCCCGTTCCTGACGACGCCGTAGTCGCCTATCGGCGTCCGGCGGAGGGGCTTCCCCCGGTGACCGACACGCCGGCGGCGTTGGCGCATGCGGCCGCTGCACTGGCTGCGGGCACCGGGCCGATTGCGGTGGATGCCGAGCGCGCCTCCGGATTCCGGTATGGGCAGGACGCCTACCTGGTGCAGCTGCGCCGACAGGGCGCGGGAACAGTACTGATCGATCCGCTCGGCGCAGGAGACATGTCCGCCCTCGCCTCCGTCCTCGACGGGCCGGAGTGGGTGCTGCACGCCGCAGACCAGGACCTGCCCTGCCTGGCGGCGCTCGGGCTCAGGGCCTCCTCCTTGTTCGACACCGAGTTGGCGGCGCGACTGCTCGGACGTGCACACGTGGGGCTGGGCGCCGTAATTGAGGAGACGCTGGGCCTACGTCTGGCAAAGGACCATGCGGCCGCCGACTGGTCGACCCGGCCGCTTCCGGAGTCCTGGCTGACCTATGCGGCGCTCGACGTCGAGCTGCTCCTCCCCCTGCGCGCGGCACTCGCCCAGGAGCTCGAAGCCTCCGGCAAGGCCGAATGGGCGGCGCAGGAGTTCGAACACGAGCGCGTCCGCCCCCAGCGGCCGCCCCGGGTTGATCCCTGGCGGCGCACGCCGCGTTCAGGCCGAGCCGTTCGCACACCCCGGTCGCTCGCCGTGTTGCGCGAGCTGTGGACCGCGCGGGAGGAACTTGCACGGGAGCTGGACGTGACTCCCTCGAAGGTCCTGCCCCATCGTGCGCTGGTGGCGGCCGCCGTCGCCCAGCCGTCGTCGCGACGGCGCCTGGCATCCATCCGAGAGTTCTCCTCACGCTCTGCGCGCCAGCACCAGGAGCTGTGGTGGCGGGCGGTGGAGCGCGCGCTGTCGCTGCCCGAGGATCAGCTTCCGCCACTGCATGCACCACTGGCTCCCGGTGAGCTGCCGCAGCCGCGGTCGTGGGCCCGGCATCATCCCGAGTCCGCCGCGGTGTTGGAGCGGGTGCGCGGCACCGTCCGTGCGCGCGCCGAGGAGCTGCGGGTGCCCCACGAGCTTCTGCTGGGCACAGATGCGCAGCGACACCTCTCCTGGGATGTCGGAGAGGCGTTGGCCTTGGGCGAGCACGTCGACGTGTCCGTGGCCGCAGTGTCCGCGCGCCTGGAGGCCTTGGGCGCCCGGCCCTGGCAGGTGGAGCAGGCGGCGGGCCCCCTGTCGGCGGCCCTGTCCTGAGCTCCTGCCCCACGATCCCGACCGCCTGCCACACGCACATGGCAGGCGATCCGTGATCGCGTTGGGCACGCCCGAGCCGCACACACGTTCCGCCGGATGACCCCAGTTTTGAGGCGCTTTGCGTTTGAGGGTGTGGATGAAGCCGGGAGTCGGCTCGCCAGCATGCTGTGCGCTGACCTCGTCGACTACGCCGGTTCGGTGTTTACTACTCCGGTTAGGTGTCTGCTGAAGAGTTCTGAGCCCTCCAGCAGAGGTCGAACAGGCGTAGCAGAGGCCGAAGGGGCGTACCCAACGGAGCCTGTCAAGGTTTCTGTGTAAGCGGGTTGTTGTTACAGGTAGGGGCGGATTCGTTCGGGGTAGGCGGCGGCGAGCTGGGCGAGGGCTTGTTTCCAGTTGGTGGTGACTTGTCCTTCGACCATGCGGCCCTTGGCCTTGCGTTTGCTGGCGGGTAGGTTCTTCTCCTTGTCCCGTTCTCTGGCGCGCTTGTCCTCGATGTTGCAGATGGCCAGCCACAACAGCTCCCGCGGCGGCCTCGTCGGAGGGGAACTGGCCCCGGTTCTTGGACACCTTGCGCAGCTGGTAGTTCAGCGACTCGATGGAGTTGGTTGTGTAGATGACCCGGCGCAGCATCGGCCGGAGTACGCCAGGAACGGCGTGAAACGCTCCCAGGCCCTCTCCCAGGTCGCCACCGCCTCGGGATACTTGCTGCTCCACTGGTCGGCGAAGTCGGCCAGGGCCTCCAGGGCGGCCTCCTCGTTGGGGGCGGTGTAGACGGGCTTGAGAGCTTTAGCAGGCCTGCTTGCGGTCCCCATAGGCCACGAACCGCATCGAGGCGCGTATCAGGTGCACGACGCAGGTCTGGACCAGGGAGTTGGGCCAGGTCGCCTCGATCGCCTCGGGCAGGCCGGTCAGTCCGTCGCAGCACACGATCAGCACGTCCCTGAGGCCCCTGTTGGCCAGCTGCGCGCACACGTGCGCCCAGAAGGAGGCACCCTCCTCGCCCC
This genomic window contains:
- the glgX gene encoding glycogen debranching protein GlgX, yielding MHSRPTPSADSPEQAAIQPDAVPSEAQPAQAAQPAQAAQPAQAAQPAQEAQPAEEPEDPERSIWPGRPYPLGANYDGSGTNFALYSSAAQAVDLCLFDDAGRETRIPLTEEDADVWHAYLPSVQPGQHYGYRVHGPYDPAAGHRCDSSKLLLDPYAKAISGQVTGSRALYSYDVDDPSVRNQEDSASATMRSVVVSPYFDWGHDRPPGHEYHNTIIYEAHVKGMTQLNERIPEHLRGTYAGLAEPAVIEHLKDLGITAIELMPVHQFVNDTFLQDKGLSNYWGYNTIGYFAPHNAYAAHGADGQQVQEFKTMVKAFHEADIEVLLDVVYNHTAEGNHLGPTLSFRGIDNAAYYRLVDGDQAHYFDTTGTGNSLLMRSPAVLQLIMDSLRYWVTEMHVDGFRFDLASTLARQFHEVDKLSAFFDIIHQDPILSRVKLIAEPWDVGEGGYNVGEFPALWSEWNGKYRDTVRDFWRGEPSTLGEFAARITGSSDLYQRSGRTPVSSINFVTAHDGFTLHDLVSYNHKHNEANGEGGADGASDNRSWNCGAEGPTDDPEVLALRGRQVRNFIATMMFSQGVPMLCHGDEMGRTQGGNNNGYCQDNEITWLNWDLTEEQEDLLAFTRNMIRLRRDHPVLRRRRFFTGEAGHGGESELGEIEWLSPSGARMTDEDWDTWYARAITVFLNGDAIHEPDERGQRITDDSFLALFNASSEDIVFTLPGPDHSPRWRTVLDTAPTAAPRPEQVSTGSGEESAAGQQVTVEAHSMLFLISVPAPEPVEVPQPREIPRTVVAQAPVSAATEPTSDNSEPTAAEPAASTERMTTSPEPAPESESAPESESTPAAGGSE
- the treY gene encoding malto-oligosyltrehalose synthase, which gives rise to MTAPASNHHLPSPDRRTPVTTYRLQLGEALTFDDVRELLPYLRELGVTDLYLSPILAASPGSTHGYDVVDHTHISAVMGGREGLERLARDAHAAGLGIVVDIVPNHMSVPTPIWHNPPLWSVLRDGPASPYAAWFDAPRGEKLLLPVLGQRIGKVLSDGELTVERISIPTEPERDEQWVLRYYDQVFPLAVGTHDLPLPELLRRQHYRLAYWRVGDEELNYRRFFDIATLAAVRVEDPEVFAGSHALILELLEAGTIDALRVDHPDGLADPEGYLNRLSQATGGAWIAAEKILAPDELLPPSWRAAGTTGYDAAWRIDQLQVDPAGARNLGALMRELTGNVPIDYTRVSSDAKREIISGSLASEVNRLVELLHTITSRDLYLSDHTFRDLRACVVELLVAADRYRAYVVPGRQAEEEQARVLRETADRARTRLSPDQFPTLDLVVAILLGEQVGAGEPSDTPERAEIITRFQQVCGAVTAKGVEDTTFYRWTHLTSLTEVGGDPAGFALPADEAHAWAQRVQHAWPATMVTSTTHDTKRSEDVRARIDVLASYSAEWAEVVHRLRDLTADARPADLDGCTENLLWQTLWGTWAPTSGDPIDGERLGAYLIKAAREQKSWTTWTAPDAEREGQLAEYASALLNRADVAEEMNDFAALTSRAVRDTILANKAMTLTWLGVADVYQGSEVTRTSLVDPDNRRPVRYSGETGLGAALKRDSQAPAGAELTVDEAKLRLTARLCRLRADRPETFVGARSGYLPLPTTTACAFAYARLLDDEADVVVVVRRLGRRLERLGGWGSHTIVLPRGTWTDVLTGDDVVGGTRLLADVVGDEAVTILARPRAARS
- a CDS encoding lipid II:glycine glycyltransferase FemX → MTLPENASPLASRGSMRRIDWETFRRIAEDAATTLPIEQTSAWDAFDAAMDGREPWGRLVYETADGTPRALIALTRMDVRGFPYLWARHAPVWLGAEPTAAEEAELRELLVEGVRFHDPAIVFVRLHFTHPDPGLRELLQTMAYDHTVILDVDRADDEAFLASFKPRGRRDVRKALRNTELTYHDETDKAEEVFGELYQILLETGDRDGFHAAPEETYRTMLRTLGPDHCRLYVARRGGGEALAWSIDTVWGDGAGRYYAASTAEGRRGRAADALLYKEGCWLRERGVRTWDLMGAGSERTPELNGVGSFKGKFTPDGTVAIPGPWDVPVRPRVYGSLVSALTFKHRVHSGTARLRERLGSLRGGRDGADEATADGNE
- a CDS encoding DUF3000 domain-containing protein; its protein translation is MPERFRTALESLRIPARPRGLILQEVPAPARLAPYAAALTAETVQTEAGTPIASGRFVVLHDPATQAAWDGDFRLVVMVRARVDEEIGTDPLLGSAAWSWLTDALDHAGAGRHALVGTVTRVLSDTFGGLELTDACAHVEIRSSWTPSTPDLSPHLLAWYELIHLTAGNEPESAVPLGLAGASR
- a CDS encoding HRDC domain-containing protein gives rise to the protein MPGTTDSPVPDDAVVAYRRPAEGLPPVTDTPAALAHAAAALAAGTGPIAVDAERASGFRYGQDAYLVQLRRQGAGTVLIDPLGAGDMSALASVLDGPEWVLHAADQDLPCLAALGLRASSLFDTELAARLLGRAHVGLGAVIEETLGLRLAKDHAAADWSTRPLPESWLTYAALDVELLLPLRAALAQELEASGKAEWAAQEFEHERVRPQRPPRVDPWRRTPRSGRAVRTPRSLAVLRELWTAREELARELDVTPSKVLPHRALVAAAVAQPSSRRRLASIREFSSRSARQHQELWWRAVERALSLPEDQLPPLHAPLAPGELPQPRSWARHHPESAAVLERVRGTVRARAEELRVPHELLLGTDAQRHLSWDVGEALALGEHVDVSVAAVSARLEALGARPWQVEQAAGPLSAALS